TGCAATTTGTATCTTGGGTGAACCAGCCAGGCTAAACTAATTTCGCACGTCCTCTGATGCCATCACTGACATGCTTTCTCTCGCCTCTGTGCAGGTGAGCTGCGGCATATCACTAAGCTCAAGCCGTGGTCCCTGTTTGACGTGCTGGTGGAGAAGTACGGCTGGACACACGAAGATGCCGGCCACTTCACTCACTTCCTTCTGCCCATGCTGGAGATGGTGCCTGAGAAGAGGGCCTCGGCCAGTGAATGCCTCAACCACCCTTGGCTCAACTTGTAGCCACAAACTCTGATCATTTGTCCTCCTTTCCTTGTTCCCAGTTAGCCCAAACATCACCCCCTGGTGGCAGCCTGTGTAACAACAGTGTGGAGAAAGCCGGAGACAGTCGAGACAGATGAGAAGGACTTTCTTTCCAGCCCTGTCCTATACATGCTCCCCGATGTGCTTATCTGACTAAGCTTAACACCTACACAGCTCTCTCCATGTTTCCCAAAAGGAATGTAAAGACAGGTTTATGGTGATAACAAGAAATAGTAGCTGTGTCTTCCTAAACAGCTCCcaaaaaataatctgatcattTGAGGATGGATTCTGCTCACACTGTAAAAGGGAGAAGTCGGGCTCTGTCTGAAGGATAtgtgctttcttcttctcttctgccaTCAAGATGTCAGCCAGCCCCTTCTCTCTATCTACCCATCACCTTCTAATTCTCAGTTTAACTGGTTTGGATCCAGCTGCTGATCTTTTTTAATGACGTGACAGAAATGTCAGCGAGAAGCCCTGTTGCAGTGCTGGCAGCCCCGAGCTCCATCTGCCATGACCTTTACATAGTCGGGGcttcagagacagacagatgtgtgcGTTATTATGAGAATGAGCTTATGTGCCTGTGCTCAAGATCTGCCTAAACagactttatttttctcttccagTCCAGTAGCCCCACCTACTCTGCCTCATCCTGCAGGGGAGGAAGCACCCATGTCAGACTAAAAGTTTACACCCTGATTTCTTCCAAGAATTCCTGCCCCGTCTTCACCTGTTTGGTTCCCCACTGTCTCCCCTCCTAAACGAGCTGCATGCTCCCGCCTGGGGGCCAGCACAGAGAACTGGAGGCCAACCAGTCCTCAGCGGGGCACCACACTGACAGTTGCCactctgacagagacagagagaaaaagtgcAGGTtgagcaaaaaagaaaaaagaaaaaagatacCAGTGACATGGAGGAGGACAGTTTGGTCTTTAAAGACAATTTTAAAACGCATGGAGAGACTGATGGATCGGCATGAATGGATATGACAAAAGGACCATGgatgcattattttatttgtgcattttgcTTATGTTTTTCCCGTTTCATGACCTCTCATGGACATACTGATAGAATGATTTGCATTAGGATATTTTGGTGCCCACTCTGAGGAACGTTACGACCCTCTCTCCTTTAGCTTTTAACATTCCTAAATCTTCATCCTCTATCATTCCTGAATTTTATTCACAACTCTTCTGTTGAGTCCTGCTGTGGCACGTTTACCTGATCTGATTGGTACTTTTCCCCCCCTTCTCCCCCCCTATCCCTGAGCTTCTCAAGAAAGGCGATGGTCACATGGAGGTTGCACTTGTCTTTGTAGATGTCCTTCAGGGATTTGAAACCTTTGTACATAGAACTGAGATCTGGCAACGCTGATACGCAACCGTGGACAAAGTTTCAACACACAGGCAtcattccaaaaaaaaaacaggctggTGTTGGCAGGACTTGACTTCCTCTGATACAGTGGGAGGGGTGGACCACCACAGCACCGGCCCTGGAGGAATGCTCAGATAGAACTGCGCCACCTGGTGGCTGAACGAGAGTACTGCATtaccacacactgctgctgctctcagtgCCAACGCTCCAAGACTTTCCACTATATCTCTCCACTTAAtctctatttctgtctcatacacacacatacacacacacacacacaaacttgcaTCGCCACAGTTAGTCCAGTTGCCTATTTTcgcaataaataaaaaaagatgagtATAACTAAATGgtgagatatttttaaaaactatttaattcattaaaaaaaaagagggaaaaaaaaacaaaacaacttttctCTGGTTGTTGTGACCGTGACAGAATCTCGTCTTATACTGAGGTGATTGTGTTTGtctattagaaatgtttttatttcttttgtcattattattaattataataattattattattcttaaaaaagatttttttacacagttgtcacctctcccctccctccttaCTTGAACAGTGCTGCTCTGTCTGGGCACTTGATggtgatgaaaaaaaataagGTTTTGCAATAAAGGGTATGTGATTAGTTTTTTTGCACCAAAACCTCCTGATCTCACTCTTTCAGCCATGCTGACTGTTCTTCCTGATGATATACACAGAATTGCGtctcttgtctgtgtttttcattgacAGATTTAATAAAATTGTAAGTTAATGGATCCTGTGCTCTTGAAGAAGTGAATTTGCTGTTTTATAAATATCAATCATCCTCACTAAAAGGTTTAGAAAACGTGTGCAACAGGCCAGGAGAGGCAACAAAAGGAGGAATAAGATCAATTAGCATGAATTCCCTTTTTATTGAAATGTATAATTCATACAAGTGTTTCCACTGTTTTAATGGAAGGTTTAAAAGACATGGGTCAGTTGTGAGCACTATTAGCTTCACACTGCCAATTTAGTGTGCAAGAATGAAGGTTACCATACACTGTGACTCATATCAAAGCAAATATGGTCCATTAGACAACATTTACTAAGATGCAATAAAAGAGTGAACGATAAAAGACATCCTGAGATCAATATTAgtcattaaaaagtaaaaatatgcaTCAGAGTATCAACCAGGATTGCAATATTTAGTACATACAATTGGTCTCTGAGCCGATGTGTTTGACTTGTCCGTTAGCGTTCACGTAAACCGtacacattcatattcattGGGCTCTGTTAGAAATGCCTTTAAGTTAATTACAATGggtaaaatatttgtatttcaaCTAAATAGCAGATGATAAAATTCAAAAGTAACAGTAATAAAAAGGTGGAAATACCCACCACTGAGGTATTTATGGCattaacatttctaaaatacagTAGCAAGACTGTGAACTTGCACATTGGAATCTTGCTACACAACCACCAATGTGGCAGGAGGAAGATACAGTACACATGTATAAATATCTAgatttgtacagtatgtatgtaatTTATCGGACAATGTCCCTGTGTGTCCACGTAAAGGTGCACATCTGATCTGTTATGCTTCACCttcatatatgtattttatgaaTTGAATCAGAGCAGTGAAGAATAGTTCTTTAGCAGCAGGGGTTTGGCCAAATCCAGGATGTCCAAGTTCGGATCAAGAGACCTGCCCAGGCCCTCCAGCACCATGATGGCAAACACAATGGAGGCAAAATTACTCTCCAGCTTCACCTAAAAAAAGCGGTAACAATATTATattctgttgttattataataataacagaataaaCTATACAGTACAAGCAGTGTTTAAAAGGTTAACAGCTCTGCAACAACATTTTTGCAACAGAGTTATTACATCGAgattgtttcagtgttttttttttacccaaaaTGCAAAAATCCAACTATTTTGTCTGGGACAACGATGGTTTGGTGTAATTAATTCAGCCAGAAGATCCTGTGTTGAAGACCTGAATATACATGTACCAAAACGTGTAATGACAGAGTGCAAAAAGACACTATGAAAGATGAGTAATTTGTTTCCTGCATAAGATGAATTCTGGGAGACCTGTCAGTATAATATTTCAAAACCTCCAGAGATTTCTCCAGTCATACAGAGGAAGAATGTCTTGTTTTCTTGAGGTTTGGATTAAATTACTCTGAAAGTATGAACCAGTGGATCCATTAAACAGCATTCCTGAGAGCTAGACATTTGTTTAACCTGCTGATATTTTACCTTGTGTTTAATGAGTAGACCAAAGACTCTGGAGAGCAGGTCTGCCACTTGCATCTGTACAatacaagaacaaaaaataagtaaatgaaaAGGCATCAGTAGCATTTAATGACCTTTATTTTCTAAAGACAATATAAACAATGTATACGTTACCTCACTCTAAAAGTTTCTGATAAAATTGGTTGGTTTAAACAAGGCAATAAAAATTGCAACAGGATGAGTAAAACAGTGAAGCTAATTTATCGTCACTCTTTACTGAGAGTGGGaaagcaaacaaagacaatACAATAGTAAGGATGCTTATTAAATCACAATGAAACAGAAGATACAaggcaaacagaagaaaactaaaatcacaccataatgtattgttttttttacagctggAAATATTAACAAAGTAATCATCATTATTATGCGGTcctacattagaaacacattttggtAATTGGTTAGTACCTTTCCGAGGGAGAGGGTGTTGCTGAGGGCATTGTCTACCAGCTGAGCCATCTCCTTCTTAAACTCTGACACATCTTGGCACTCATTAGCTCGGGCATGATGCAAAATCAACTCTGCTACTTGCTCACCCTgaggaaaaaatgtaaaaggcaTGGTGGCAGCCACAGTTAGTTTTAGCAATATTGTTTCTTTGAGCTACAGATTCCGTACTTATACTTTTAAATGCCAGTTAGATGTGCTGTGGAAACTTTAGAAATGCTTTAAGACAAGGTTTGAAAAACAAGTTAGTTATCCCAGAAATTCATGATGTTGACCTAGAAAGTCACTGAGTTGAGAACCTCAGTTGATCTACAGCCCACAGCTTAACAATTTCCACGTTGAATATCACATTTATAAGTAAAGTATTTCActtttttccaaatatttttataaaaaatatggTCAAAAACATATCTAATGTGCATAAGGGCTGTTGAAGGCTAATGAAACCATTACTTGAGTCAGCATGCATGCAGTGCAGGCTTTCAATCCACAAGACCAAACAAGTAACACAATTTACCACAGACACTTCAACGACTGGATGCACCCTTTCCCTCGTTACCTGTCGAAGCACCACAGCTGTGAAGACAGCCTTGAAGTTTGCCAGGTCGTGGTCACTGAGCTGAGCTACAATGCCGGCGTCCAGCAGCACCAACTGGAGAGGACACGGTTCTGGTCTAAGACTGACCACTACTGTGTCCCACAAGTCGGTGAGGGTGGTCTTACCCTGGAGCTCCCCTGTGACATCATTACTGTCAGTGGAACCAGCATTGGGTTCCCGAAGCTGGACCAGAATGTTCCCGGGATGGAGGTCCCCATGGACGAAGTTGTCCACAAAAACCTGGAATGCAAAGGGATACATGGAGACGGAGTACATCTAGTCATGCAATATTCAGTCAGATCTTTTCAGAAACGTATCAAGTATCTCAGTTATTTCCACAAACAAATGGAGAAAGCTATGAAATAGCAGCAATTGTAATAATTTGTGTCACTGGTGGTCAGTGGATTGTGTATCTCACCATTTTCAGCAATGTGTCTACACCCATCCTGGCTATTCTCTGTTTCACCTCTTGAGAAATATCAGAGCTCAGGTAGTTGGAAATGGGCTCACTctcctaaaaaaataaaaaggggacTGAATATAAATTCAGAGGAGGACAATCGATCACTAGTTATAGAAGCGTGTTAATTTCTAACATGTGTAACCTGTCTATGCCGTAGTGTCAGTTTTTCTGTTCCATTATAAATATTTCTGTGCTCACTTCAAATGTTTCCACTAAAATGGTCCTGGTGACAAATGGTCGTAATGGAGTTGGAAACTTGACATAATCCACATTGCGGAAATTATCCCGGAAATGCTCAATGTTTCTGGCCTCAAAACGGAGATCAATCTAAAACAGAAATTCAGACAGATCGTTGAAATCATTACATTCTTCTTTCTTATGAAGTTGTTTATAATATACTTTAATTCTAAAATCTGTCTTCATTGATTATATTCAAATTACTACCTGTTTGGTCATGAGCTTCTCAAATTCCTCAACTATCTCACACAGACTGAGCCACTTGAGTCCAGGTAGGCAGCACAGAAGCCAACTGCCTGCTTTCATCAGCAGCAAGTCTATCTCCACCTGCCTCCTGACACCTGGATGGATCACCTTAAATACAGCAGGAGAAATTAATGTACATCAGCTGCAGCATGACAAAAATACTACCACATGTTTTACTTACAGTCATGGGGAGAATGTGAGATTTTGAAGGATGAAACAGAATATTTTCCTACAATCAGACTGACCTTGATAGCCACAGGTATGAGATGCTCTTTTTCTGTGCTGCTCTCCTCTTGCTGACCTTCTGGGTGACTCCTCGCCTCATATCCTTCCTcgtctctcctccccctccagaGCTCCCACAGAGATCTGGCCACTCCTTTAAGCCCCGGTATCTCCCATGCCTCCATCAAGTCTATCTTCTCTAACTCCTCCACTAATGACTGGAAAGCTGGGTCCTCCACCTGATCTGCCCTGGCCCAGCCTCTGTACACCTGTGCTACACATCCCGAACCCACTGGCTCTTTGCTCTCAAACACCAAAACCTTCTTCCAGCTTTCCCCAAAGGCCCTTCGGAGACACTGCTTGGTGTGAGCCCAGGAGTGTGGGCGAACCTTGACGTGGAGCCTTGAAAAGCATTCACAAAACTCAGGAGAGAATATATCCCGCCTCGTGCTAGCCCACTGCCCCAGCTTGATGAAAGTAGTACCAGAGGTCTCAGTCACCCAAAGCAGAGCATCAAGCCAGCAAGAGGCCCAGCGTGTAGACACCAGAGTcaaggggaagaggaggagaagggggcCAAACTTGAGAAGCAGAACCAATGCACGAAGGCTGAGTCGAAGGAAAAATATAACTTTGTGCACCTGGACTTTAGCTAGAGATTTTCTTTCAGCACTCTGGGGTGCAAGGATTGCTTCCTGGCATCTGGCTGCACAGGATGATGCATTTGCTGCACCCAAACAAAGCAGTGTAACCTTTGGTATCTGGGTTAGAATCTGCCCTCTTTTAACCAGACATGTCCTGGAGTTCTGGATGAGGCCAACTCTCACAAAAGAGCCCGCTCTGTGCAAAGTGTGTCTCAGGTTGAGGAGGACTGCTCTTGCTCTAAAGGCCATCATGGTCACTACGTTAAACGGATATTAACCTAGCTCAAACCAGAAGGTGAACTGGTACACATGGGCCTGTTTTGTACTACGAAATTGCTCAATCATCGGTAAAGAATAACTCTAACGACGGAATAAAGTGCGATACACATACAAACCTTCACAGTTTATGTctgatttcactttaaaatatagATAAAACCTAGGCTGTCGCTGGATTACACTCTTGCACTACAAATACATGCCGTTACTTTAACTTACGGTTGACTTAGGGTCAGAGGcaaatactgtagtttttgCAAACGGGAAGAAACtacatttcttcttttcccATTCTGGACCAGCGAGACATTTCAGGGTTCAGCTGCAGACACCGTAGAAGCCAAATATGTCAAACCAATGAAAACAACAATGGGTCTCCCTTACTTCCGGGTGTGACGCGTCGCAGTCACATGACTTCATCGCGGCGCGCCGttaacaaatcaaaacagacagCTAAGTTTAG
This DNA window, taken from Anabas testudineus chromosome 6, fAnaTes1.2, whole genome shotgun sequence, encodes the following:
- the adck2 gene encoding uncharacterized aarF domain-containing protein kinase 2; the protein is MMAFRARAVLLNLRHTLHRAGSFVRVGLIQNSRTCLVKRGQILTQIPKVTLLCLGAANASSCAARCQEAILAPQSAERKSLAKVQVHKVIFFLRLSLRALVLLLKFGPLLLLFPLTLVSTRWASCWLDALLWVTETSGTTFIKLGQWASTRRDIFSPEFCECFSRLHVKVRPHSWAHTKQCLRRAFGESWKKVLVFESKEPVGSGCVAQVYRGWARADQVEDPAFQSLVEELEKIDLMEAWEIPGLKGVARSLWELWRGRRDEEGYEARSHPEGQQEESSTEKEHLIPVAIKVIHPGVRRQVEIDLLLMKAGSWLLCCLPGLKWLSLCEIVEEFEKLMTKQIDLRFEARNIEHFRDNFRNVDYVKFPTPLRPFVTRTILVETFEESEPISNYLSSDISQEVKQRIARMGVDTLLKMVFVDNFVHGDLHPGNILVQLREPNAGSTDSNDVTGELQGKTTLTDLWDTVVVSLRPEPCPLQLVLLDAGIVAQLSDHDLANFKAVFTAVVLRQGEQVAELILHHARANECQDVSEFKKEMAQLVDNALSNTLSLGKMQVADLLSRVFGLLIKHKVKLESNFASIVFAIMVLEGLGRSLDPNLDILDLAKPLLLKNYSSLL